The DNA window ACCACCGGCGGTGAAATTGAACGACGTTAAACACTTCTTTCTAAATTCTGAATGGCGAGACCATCACGAGGTAAACCGCTATAGCTGCATCCAACTGTTATTCAGTGTCGCAACGGCGGGTTTAAATGTGAATTTAGGCGGCAGCCAACGAGACCTTCTCAGCCAATCACGGCACTCGATTCTTAAGCGGCGTTCTGCGACTAGTTTCGGAACGCTTCGAATGTAGTGTGATGATAGTTTAACCAATCAGAGAATGGCAAGATGCCGCGCGGCAGGTAGCAGCCATAGACTAGATGTGGGCTAGATTCTGACGTGCAGCAACAGCTGGATCTTAGCTGGATGCAGCATGTTCTATTATAAGAAATGcattaattaatatacatataggaatgagaaattacaatattaaatAGAAAACATTCAAGTTACCTTTTCGAGCACAATAGAGGTTATGATTCAATCGCTTTATCTATTTAGGATTCTGCACTGTTGGTAACATGTAAATAACTACCATTCAACTTCACGTTTTCGACCGCAGCGCTGTCTGGATTCTTCCGAGCGCAAAATGATggtgaaatttaaattactAAACCTGTATCCGAGAATTCGGACCGATTTCTAGCACCGTGTCAACACGTCTTAATACACGTGAAAATACAGCCATAGGCCTGGCTGAGCAGCAAACAAAACGGAATTACGGCGCGCGGCCTGCGAGAGCGGTGCAAACGGTGCTCATCCACCATCGGGTCATAAAATTTCTAGGGATATGACGTGATTGAAGGTGTAGATAGATAAGTGTCCGTACATGgattatgtatgtacatacatgccATGAACCAAAGTGTCGTGTCTATCCTGTGGTGGTAGTAACGCTATGGAATGAAACCACGGAAACCACAGACCACACTTCAGAGTTGATTACATCAATTCGAAGAGTAACACAACCCACTGATAGAAGATGAGTTGATCCCGGTGGTTCTGCTTATAAAAACAGGTGAGTAGCAACATACGTATTAGTGTGAATAACGAATAGAGTATATGAAGCTTGTTATTCTGCAGAAAATTCATAACTCATAACCTGcaaagagaaattttcttcatacTCTACGACAATGTTATGTCTAAaccagaggaaaaaaaaagaatgctCAAAAAGATTATCAGCAACAAGTCATTAGCGTCCTCCAGCCAGCTTAGCTCAATTACAGACTTAACCAAACTTGATCTCTATTAACCTATTTCTAAgtgttgatgaattttttttcagaaattagATCTGGCCAACTTTGAAGGGAAAAATGATTTTAGACCCTTATTGATAACTAGGGGCGAATCCTCGCTGGATTCAAGCTTGCAAATATGATCGGAGGATTGTATGATGGAGGTCCCACTTATCATTCCGTAGGCAGCGGACGAATTGAGACATTCCACTGGCGCTCGCACGTCAAACTCTCTAGAATAATCATTCTGGTTCCAGTCATTCTCTTCATTGTGCCACTCTTTACGCATTATTATCTATCCAAGGTTGCGTGCATATTTAAattgcttatttttttcttgaccCGTAAAAGACAGGTTGctggaatttgaaatttatcgagATGTCCATGCTGTAGGGATTGTTTatcacaaaaataataaagtaataaataaacatatgCCATCGTGTTTTAACGGTTTGAAATTCTAGTAGTCAGTATTTAGCAGGGTTATGGCAATTAATTGGTCCTTtgaagtaattatttttcaataattcgaATAATCAACGCTTTGAGCGATTGTTTTTTGATTAATCAGTTCATCATCCTTTTAAAGTATTTGCTTCTCGAATCATCGATTATTTGGCCTCTTCGATCGATTAATTTGTTGATTGGCTGTATAATAAACtgaagtataataaataattaatgtaTTTAAAGAAAATCTTATGGCAATTTTGAATTACTATCAATATCGATATTGTAGTAAAGAACTTAACACATACCAGAGTTTGAATTTAGAAGTATAAAAGGTGAAAACCAATTTAAACCTTTTGATTGTGAATATTAATGCAGAAAGTGAACATAGCGATGAACGATGAAAGCATAACATTAGATGACTGTCCGAGATCTTTTCGATCATTAAATTTGTACCAAATGCGTTTTTTCACTCAATGGTTTTGCCCTCTTTTTTGCGCTCAGGTTGAGTCAGATTCCCCGAACATCGACATCCATCGAACGAGATCAAAACTCGAAGCGTTTGAGGATTTCACATCGATGAAAGCATCAGACCTTAAATCCCGGATTGAGGAGATGATGAGGATAAAAATATCGGTCAGCAATGAGCTTCGAGATCTTGAGGCAAAGCGTCAACGTCTTCAGATGGAAGTCAGTGGCTTTACGCAGCGAATAGACGAGTTGAAGCAGGAGCTTCTTCACCAACAGACTGACCTTGACAGGCTGAAAATCAGCGTTGTTCAGGCTCAAGTCGCACAGCGAGAAGCCGTCGAGAGAAACACGCCAGAATTGGCACCACCAAAAAGAATGCTTGTCGACAGTTTGCCACCAAAAGTTCCGCCCAGCCATCATTTTCACTCGTGTCGTATGCACAATTGTTTCGATCATAGCCGATGTGCATTAACCAGCGGTTTTCCTGTCTTCCTCTATGATCCTGATTTATACTCTGTTGTTAATCCTGCTTGGGATGTTGACGGGTTTCTCAAAACTACCATAAAGCAGACACTAGGTATGTGAATAAAGAAATAACGTTTTACTTGGATCGAATCGGGAATTTCAACTACAAGTGccgtttttttaaatttcatgatGACTGAACAATTGAATTTGTAGGCTACAATCCACACTTGACATCGAATCCGGCAGAAGCTTGCGTCTATATCGTTCTAGTCGGTGAGGCTCTATCCACAGAAGCTCATGGCACTAAGTCGAGTCCTTTGGATATTGATAAGCTGCATTCTCTCCCCTATTGGGGTGGCGATGGAAGGAATCACATCTTGCTGAATCTCGCGCGACGGGATCTTTCTGTCGGTTCAGGtacaaaaagaattatttttacgtttcCCAAGTCGTACTCATTTTTGTgcattaagaaaaaaaattgacatgcTTAGTACATATGTTAAATATCGTTGCGTCATTTCAAATGACTTCATAGTGGTTGAAAATACATACTTGTGTGGTACCTCATGGTAGGTTCGTTTGGTTTTATTGTACAAtggattattttattcagaagactaTGTCTACAGGATTCACGTTACCTTCAATCAGTGTTCATTAATATTTCtcaaaaaagttatttctttttaccatttttcttGTTAAACTTACTTCTTgctaatattttttctcgagAAAAATGTACTCCTGCACATGTTTTCTCCCAGAATACTTGtttttttgccaatttctCTCTACGAGAACTTACTCCTTGGCAATGTTACTTTAAAATCGCCGTTCCCCGCGGTTAAACACACCATTCCAGGTAACATATTTGATGAGCTAGACACAGGAAGATCGATGCTCGTCCAATCGACGTTCCGACGTTCCCAATTCCGGGACAATTTCGACCTGATTGTTCCGCCGATCCTTGGGCCGCCAGGTGGCGACGTGTGGCAAGAGTGCCCATTGATGTTGCCAGCACGTCGAAAATACCTGTTGTCCTTCCAGGGAGAGATGAAATCTGCTTCGCGATTCGCGACGACGCCGTTGGGCCATTCAGATGACGCTGATGCGGATAACGAGTTGAACCTGGACGTGTTCATAATCCAGCACCTGCGTGAAATGACGACCGGAATGACCCTGGATAAATTCCTGATTCAATTCGAGTGTATTCCAGCCTCGGACGAGCGAAAATCGGTTGAAATTGCTGATTGGTCGTTGTGTGGAACTGACTCGTCGAGAAAATCGATCCTCAAGGATTCGACCTTTGCCCTCATCCTCGCGCCAAGTGACGCCGACTTCCTTTCTACAACTTTGATGCAGGCCAGACTATACGAGGCGCTGAGAGCCGGTGCGATTCCAGTCATCCTGGGCGGAGACCAGGTCCTGCTAAGCTACGGCGAAGTCGTCGCCTGGCGCAGGGCAGCTGTATTTCTACCCAAGGCTAGAGTCACGGAGCTGCATTTTTTGCTCCGCGCCATTCCGGACAGTGACTTACTTGCTATGCGAAGGCAGGGAAGAACCCTCTGGGAACGGTATTTGGGCGTAGCTCAGGGCGCCGTCGACACCGTCGTCGCCGTCGTCAGGGACAGACTTGGAATTCCTCCCCTTCCTGCCCCGCAGACGCCAAGTCCCAGCGTTTTCAACGAGAGCTTCATTCCCCTCCGAGCTGACAATATTGTTGCTGAACCCGAGGCTGAGGAGAGCCTTGGACCTCTTGAACCTCCCTATCCCTCCCCATCTTTCAGGAGGAATTACTCCACTTTCCTTACTCAAGGGCATATGATTTGGAACGACTGGGCTGATCCATTCAATCTTTATCCTCAGCTGCCTTACGACACGGTGCTTCCCAGTGACGCCAAGTTTATTGGTGAGTTGTTTGATATTTTGTTCATTTCATGGTTTGCTTCACTTGGATTTGCAATATGAGAGTAATAGGTTAATTGTAGACTTTGATTAACTGTGTTTCCATCAATCATGTTTTCGATTAATCTATAAATCACAGCTTTGATTAGTTGCAATTTTAGTTGTTAGATTGaatgattgataaaaaaaaaaaacattaatcgAAAGGGCTTACGActcatcgatatattttatgtatgtTCGATTCGTTTTGGCGATACACCGATTAATCCGCTCCTTGCATAGACCGtgttttcgattaatcgatgaatcgaattttttggttgattgtttttttatcaaccGACGCATTGATCAATTGGACAAACAATTAATAAACTCAACGATAGATTGAGTAGTTGCGCAAACCTAGTTTGGATAAATATTGGGTGAGGGACAAAACTTGGATAggttttcaaacaattcatgtttcgttattttactTTCGCATGTTTAAAATTTCGGTACATCGGCCATTCGAAATATTTACACTTTAAACATTTACCTTTTAACTCTTTCCGCGTAGGCGCAACGATAAGTGTTCTTACTACCTATTTCATatccatttttctttaaatattcagagcacttttcaaaatactttAGTGTAGTTTTTTACTATTTCTGAGAGTACATATGTCTATATGTCTGCAAAACCCACGAGTAGTTATTGCAATATGTTATATACCATTATTGTTAtgaacaaattgattgaaataaatcatcAAAACaaaaggaataattcatttgcgAGCAAATTACTCCTGTAAGAATGTATATATTACACCTTATatgtttttggggtcactgaataaAATCTGAAAGCAGTTTTCAATATTCACTATTACGGTTTCAATATGGCTGACTGGAAAACTGTACTTAGGGGTTTTCAGGGTCACTGATTATGAATTCGGAACATGGTTTAGCAAATTAAATGATGAATCCAATCGACCAATATCTACAACAAAGTTTTATATTCGTTTTGTTTATAGTCgataaatctaaaaaaatcaTGTCAATTGtttggatccaccattttcaattttgatagTTAGATTTCAAATTCGTCATACGCGCCCCAAAAAAACCCGGTGCGCAGATTTTTGTCcgaatttaattaattttctaatgACTGGCGTGCATATTGGACTCAcaatctgaaattttcaaaatctgattttagATTTGTGATCATCAAACCTAAAAACCCTTACAGTATTTTGTCCAGatttaatcaaatttgaaactttgccAGGCATATTGCATctgccatcttgaattttcaaaatctggtttcagattcgtaatcaacacctccaacgacACTAGAACTAAATTGCATAAAGGTCAActtagaataataatatgtgactcaaagggttaaacgtatattattgttgaaaatcgaTGCTCTTAGAATAAATTACGAATACAATAATCTCCAAAAACTTATTTGTATCTTCCGTTTagttcttctctttttctaattttttgtgCCCGATTTCAAACATCAAAGTATTGCGTTTGATTTTGCGCAGGATCCGAGGTCGGCTTTAGACCGATTGGAAAAGGAGCAGGCGGAGCGGGTAAGGAGTTCAGCGAGTCACTGGGTGGAAATCATCCTAGAGAACAATTTACAATTGTTATGCTAACATACGAGAGAGAGCAGGTGCTTATTAACGCCCTGGCTCGTCTTTACGGTTTGCCGTATTTGAACAAAGTCCTCGTCGTTTGGAATAGTCCAAAACCGCCAATGGAGGATTTGAGGTGGCCAGAAATCGGAGTGCCGATTCACGTAAGATGGTTTCTCGAATAATTCATTGCTGACATATTGCTGGTATATACCCAAAATCAACCGACCTTTAAGTAAAAGGCAATAAcgaagaagagagaaattaagagaaaattaattttttcgctGTCTGTTTCTCCATTTACACCCAACTTGTCGAAGTTTAACCTTTAGAGGGCCAGCATTTTTCCCataaaattcgatatttattAGAGGTACGATTTTTTGTATATAAATAGTCAACACGTCCGGTGGAGTTTCCGAGTTACCTGCTGGCTCCAAAAGAAGCCAGGCCGGCCCTCTAAAGGTTAAAGAACGATTCTCACTATTTATTCTCAACATACTTTTCCCTTCAAACTATCAGGTAATCAAGGCTCTCAGAAACAGTTTAAACAACAGATTTTTACCATTTGACGCGATCGAGACTGAAGCGGTTTTATCAATCGATGACGACGCTCATTTGCGACATGACGAAATAATGTTCGGCTTCAGGTGATTTGCtcgaattttattcttctctttccTCGTTCATCCGCATTATTTATCCGTTTTTTGAACGTCCATTGCGTTTTTAGGGTTTGGAGAGAGCATCGTGACAGAGTCGTTGGTTTTCCGGGTCGCTTTCACGCCTGGGATCAGAATTATCACAACGCATGGAATTACAATTCGAATTACTCCTGCGAATTGTCGATGGTTTTGACCGGTGCCGCATTCTTCCACAAACACTACACTTACCTCTATACTCACTGGTTGCCTCAAGCTATCAGGGATAAAGTTGACGAATATATGAACTGTGAAGACATCGCGATGAACTTTTTGGTATCACATATCACGAGGAAACCGCCCGTCAAGGTGAAAGTCAAatagaaggaaaaaacaactcaatgaaaacatttaatttctatctaacaataataacttAGTGTAACAACACCCCAAATTACGATTCCATCCTTGTTATCCTTGGAAACATCTTTCATTGCTCCAACCCCGATTTTCTAACCGTTTATTGTGTATTCTTGCTATCATTTCGCAACATGTCAGTATTATTTATGAATACGGTAAATATAACAGAAAGTTTTGAGCATTGGGAATgagttttgtaaattttgacGCCTTTGAATAGCTGTTTCTTTGAGAAAAGCCCAGAAATCGTCATCCTAGCAATCGAGAATATTcactagaaattttttgaatttttttcatctgaaaGATGCTATTCTGgaacagttgaaaaaaatgttgagaatGACAACGAGTTTTTTTCTGTGTAAATCTTGAAGTTTCGCAATATCACTTGCTCACAAATGACTTGACGAAATATAAAATAGTgtacagtgaaaaaaattgagagtgGAATTGGAGAAAGTAATACTTTGTGTCTTTTAAAGGTTTTGACACTGTGTTTGGAACCGTTAGAATGAAAATGCACAATTATATTTCTTTCATCCTTCCTAATTTTCATGAATCCGTTTCTCTACTTTTCTGATCACCAGGTTACTTCACGTTGGACGTTCAGGTGTCCCGGATGTCCGGTTTCACTCTCCGAAGACGA is part of the Neodiprion virginianus isolate iyNeoVirg1 chromosome 5, iyNeoVirg1.1, whole genome shotgun sequence genome and encodes:
- the LOC124304715 gene encoding exostosin-3, with the protein product MIGGLYDGGPTYHSVGSGRIETFHWRSHVKLSRIIILVPVILFIVPLFTHYYLSKVESDSPNIDIHRTRSKLEAFEDFTSMKASDLKSRIEEMMRIKISVSNELRDLEAKRQRLQMEVSGFTQRIDELKQELLHQQTDLDRLKISVVQAQVAQREAVERNTPELAPPKRMLVDSLPPKVPPSHHFHSCRMHNCFDHSRCALTSGFPVFLYDPDLYSVVNPAWDVDGFLKTTIKQTLGYNPHLTSNPAEACVYIVLVGEALSTEAHGTKSSPLDIDKLHSLPYWGGDGRNHILLNLARRDLSVGSGNIFDELDTGRSMLVQSTFRRSQFRDNFDLIVPPILGPPGGDVWQECPLMLPARRKYLLSFQGEMKSASRFATTPLGHSDDADADNELNLDVFIIQHLREMTTGMTLDKFLIQFECIPASDERKSVEIADWSLCGTDSSRKSILKDSTFALILAPSDADFLSTTLMQARLYEALRAGAIPVILGGDQVLLSYGEVVAWRRAAVFLPKARVTELHFLLRAIPDSDLLAMRRQGRTLWERYLGVAQGAVDTVVAVVRDRLGIPPLPAPQTPSPSVFNESFIPLRADNIVAEPEAEESLGPLEPPYPSPSFRRNYSTFLTQGHMIWNDWADPFNLYPQLPYDTVLPSDAKFIGSEVGFRPIGKGAGGAGKEFSESLGGNHPREQFTIVMLTYEREQVLINALARLYGLPYLNKVLVVWNSPKPPMEDLRWPEIGVPIHVIKALRNSLNNRFLPFDAIETEAVLSIDDDAHLRHDEIMFGFRVWREHRDRVVGFPGRFHAWDQNYHNAWNYNSNYSCELSMVLTGAAFFHKHYTYLYTHWLPQAIRDKVDEYMNCEDIAMNFLVSHITRKPPVKVTSRWTFRCPGCPVSLSEDDTHFQERHKCINFFSQVFGYMPLLNTQYRADSILFKTRIPHDKQKCFKFI